Proteins found in one Deltaproteobacteria bacterium genomic segment:
- a CDS encoding Smr/MutS family protein, translating into MARRRIKKGEIKPAPEKMDPGPLNYHPFKTLKGYKIAPEPSRPEPPARRTPVQMESDSSLFWSAVADVIPINRDNARIVRTSPDARPQSPGPLETENLEVLARLEDLVSGRAQFDIVDTDEYIEGFIKGIHPIILEKLRKGSFSVQAHLDLHGLTVREAEEAVKDFIDEAVSLNYRCVLLIHGRGMNSKNHIPILKKRLQSLLLKGPVRKRILAFTSARPHDGGAGASYVLLHARN; encoded by the coding sequence ATGGCCCGGCGACGAATAAAAAAGGGTGAGATAAAACCCGCGCCTGAAAAGATGGACCCAGGGCCGCTGAATTACCATCCTTTCAAGACACTTAAAGGTTATAAAATAGCACCAGAGCCTTCTCGGCCAGAACCCCCTGCCCGCAGAACGCCGGTACAAATGGAAAGTGATTCCAGCCTGTTCTGGTCAGCGGTGGCCGACGTCATCCCCATTAATCGCGATAATGCTAGAATAGTCAGGACTTCCCCGGACGCCCGCCCTCAAAGCCCAGGGCCGCTCGAAACGGAAAATCTGGAGGTGCTGGCTCGGCTCGAGGACCTGGTCAGCGGACGAGCCCAGTTCGATATTGTGGATACCGACGAGTATATAGAAGGTTTTATTAAAGGCATTCATCCCATTATCCTGGAAAAACTGAGAAAAGGCTCCTTTTCGGTCCAGGCCCATCTGGACCTGCATGGCCTTACCGTTCGTGAGGCGGAAGAGGCGGTCAAGGATTTCATTGATGAAGCCGTCAGCCTGAACTACCGCTGTGTGCTGCTCATACACGGCCGGGGAATGAACTCCAAAAACCACATCCCGATTCTCAAAAAAAGACTCCAGTCTCTCCTCCTCAAAGGCCCGGTCAGGAAAAGAATCCTCGCTTTCACTTCTGCTCGTCCTCACGATGGAGGCGCTGGGGCCAGTTACGTCCTTTTGCACGCCCGGAACTGA
- the proC gene encoding pyrroline-5-carboxylate reductase, protein MGTERRFGLIGGGNMGEALIKGLIQSGQARPEDIIVSDPLAARRSYLQEEYQVAAKDDNKSLVKEAAIIILAVKPQVLDEVLNEIQSVVEPRHLIISIAAGVSLPRIESALPSGTPTIRAMPNTPALALAGATAIAPGKHASEKHLAMARILFEAVGLVVEVAEKNMDAVTALSGSGPAYIFIILEALADAGVLEGLPRDQALLLAAQTILGSAKLVLESGFHPAQLKDRVTSPGGTTISGLMVLEKGGLRGLIMEAVRTAARRSAELGK, encoded by the coding sequence GTGGGAACAGAAAGGAGATTTGGCCTGATCGGTGGTGGGAACATGGGTGAAGCCCTGATCAAAGGGCTGATTCAAAGCGGGCAGGCTCGGCCTGAAGACATCATTGTCTCCGATCCCCTGGCCGCGCGCAGGAGTTACTTGCAAGAAGAGTATCAGGTGGCGGCAAAGGATGATAACAAGAGCCTGGTAAAAGAGGCGGCTATTATCATCCTGGCGGTTAAACCTCAGGTTCTGGATGAGGTCCTGAACGAGATCCAGTCCGTGGTGGAACCGAGGCACCTTATTATTTCCATCGCCGCGGGGGTGAGCCTGCCTCGTATCGAGTCGGCCCTTCCGTCTGGAACACCGACGATCAGGGCCATGCCGAACACCCCGGCCCTGGCCCTGGCCGGAGCCACAGCCATAGCCCCTGGAAAACATGCTTCCGAAAAACACCTGGCCATGGCGCGCATCCTGTTTGAAGCCGTGGGTCTTGTGGTGGAGGTCGCGGAAAAAAACATGGACGCCGTGACTGCCTTGTCAGGCAGCGGTCCGGCCTATATCTTCATCATCTTAGAGGCCTTGGCTGACGCCGGAGTCCTCGAGGGCCTGCCTCGCGACCAGGCGCTTCTCCTGGCCGCGCAGACCATTCTTGGCTCGGCTAAATTAGTACTGGAGTCTGGATTCCACCCGGCCCAGCTTAAAGACAGGGTCACCTCGCCCGGTGGAACGACCATCAGCGGGCTCATGGTTCTGGAAAAGGGCGGCTTAAGAGGCTTGATCATGGAAGCGGTCAGGACCGCTGCCAGGCGTTCGGCCGAACTGGGGAAGTAG
- a CDS encoding efflux RND transporter periplasmic adaptor subunit, whose translation MKKLRIWGPLVAALAVVILLLVWFFDNKGEASRQTYKIATVTKGKVLATVSSTGTVKPLNTVKVGSQVSGNVKEIHADFNSKVEKDQVIARIDPAIYAAQVEQAKAQLLKTQTQRMEKRKDIEAARAGVTSAKANINSARATLKQCKLQYERLGALVDKKTVAKSEFDAILAKRDNALWALEVAEAKLQTAHAQLARMIAQEKGVRALIAEREAALKLTTIRLNYCTIRSPIKGVVTYRSVDVGQTVAASLQSPILFHIAEDLTRMQVEVDVSEADVGLIKADQKVEFTVDAYPEKKFKATVRQIRNFATNIQNVVTYKVVADVNNDALLLRPGMTANVTIIVAEKKDILRLPNAALRFRPLGDIKEAKQKKEPPVTERPFFKKTVEGLEMDSQQAKAFEEIFKEASVKLKAGLAETTEKDDKRQAWITFFSQINTKLEGILREDQVKKLRAYSKYMARMRKRQKKTGRPAQVYILDKDGLPQEMKVMIGITNETETELVKGDLKEGDGVIVGLSLTAMEGGSKSNPLLRMFGRGR comes from the coding sequence ATGAAGAAACTAAGGATTTGGGGACCGCTGGTGGCGGCCTTAGCGGTGGTAATCCTTCTTCTGGTTTGGTTTTTCGACAATAAAGGAGAGGCATCCAGGCAGACTTACAAAATCGCAACCGTAACCAAAGGGAAGGTCCTGGCTACGGTCTCATCCACCGGTACTGTCAAACCCCTTAACACGGTTAAGGTTGGGAGCCAGGTTTCGGGAAACGTGAAGGAAATCCATGCGGATTTCAATTCAAAAGTGGAAAAGGACCAGGTCATCGCCCGCATAGACCCTGCTATATACGCCGCGCAGGTGGAACAGGCCAAGGCGCAGCTCCTAAAAACCCAAACCCAGCGCATGGAAAAACGAAAGGACATCGAAGCGGCCAGGGCCGGGGTTACAAGCGCCAAAGCCAACATCAATTCAGCCCGGGCCACCCTGAAGCAGTGCAAGCTCCAGTATGAACGCCTGGGCGCTCTGGTAGACAAAAAAACAGTGGCCAAGTCCGAGTTTGACGCAATCTTAGCCAAACGGGACAACGCCCTGTGGGCCCTGGAAGTGGCTGAAGCCAAGCTGCAAACGGCTCATGCCCAGCTGGCAAGGATGATCGCCCAGGAAAAAGGCGTGCGAGCCCTCATCGCGGAAAGAGAAGCGGCTCTCAAGCTTACTACTATCAGGCTGAATTACTGCACCATCAGATCCCCCATCAAAGGAGTGGTAACATACCGGTCTGTGGATGTGGGGCAGACCGTGGCAGCCTCGCTCCAATCACCGATCCTTTTTCATATTGCTGAAGATTTGACCAGGATGCAGGTTGAGGTGGATGTCAGTGAGGCGGACGTCGGCCTGATCAAAGCAGATCAGAAGGTCGAATTCACGGTGGACGCCTATCCGGAAAAAAAATTCAAGGCCACGGTTCGCCAGATTAGAAATTTCGCGACCAACATTCAAAACGTGGTTACTTATAAAGTGGTAGCGGACGTGAATAACGATGCCCTCCTCCTCCGGCCCGGCATGACCGCCAATGTAACCATCATCGTGGCCGAAAAGAAAGATATCCTCAGGCTGCCCAACGCCGCGCTCAGATTTCGCCCCCTGGGAGATATTAAAGAAGCCAAACAGAAAAAGGAGCCTCCAGTCACAGAACGTCCCTTTTTCAAAAAAACCGTTGAAGGACTGGAAATGGATTCCCAGCAGGCTAAGGCTTTTGAGGAGATTTTCAAGGAAGCCAGCGTCAAACTCAAGGCAGGCCTGGCAGAAACCACGGAAAAGGATGACAAGAGGCAGGCCTGGATCACCTTCTTTAGCCAGATTAACACCAAACTCGAAGGGATTCTCCGGGAAGATCAGGTCAAGAAACTAAGGGCCTATAGTAAATACATGGCCAGGATGCGAAAACGGCAGAAGAAAACCGGACGCCCGGCCCAGGTCTATATCCTCGACAAGGATGGCTTGCCACAGGAAATGAAGGTTATGATCGGGATCACCAATGAAACCGAGACCGAACTGGTCAAGGGGGACCTGAAAGAAGGCGACGGGGTAATCGTCGGCCTTTCCTTAACCGCCATGGAAGGCGGCTCCAAGTCTAACCCGCTCCTGCGTATGTTTGGCCGGGGAAGGTAG